The sequence ATTCTGATAAGGCACAGTGCAAGAGTGGCTgaaatattttctctctctctctctctctcaaccacaggCACAACGTGGCACCTCAGAAGTGGGTCTTCATGTGTTTGGCAATGTCCATCTTCATCTTGAAGTGCTTCCCAcacacatcacacttgaactctctcaggccagagtgtctgaaggtGTGACGCTCCAGGGTTTGCTTCTCTTTGAACCTTTTCCCACATTCCAGACACacatgaggcctttcaccagtgtgtttaTAAGTGTGTACTTTGAGCTGGCTCTTCGTAATGAATGTCTCACCACAAACCTCAcactcatgaggcctttcaccagggtgtgtaagggtgtgtgtgttgaggtcactcttcctactgaacctttgaccacactcttggcattcatgaggcctttcaccagtgtgtttaTAAGTGTGTACTTTAAGATGGCTCTTCCTAACGAATGTGTCACCACAAACCTCAcactcatgaggcctttcaccagtgtgtgtaagggtgtgtttgttaaggtcactcttcctactgaacctttggccacactcttggcattcatgaggcctttcaccagtgtgtttaTAAATGTGTACTTTAAGATGGCTCTTCCTAATGAATGTGTCACCACAAACCTCAcactcatgaggcctttcaccagtgtgtttaTAAGTGTGTACTTTGAGCTGGCTCTTCCTAATGAATGTCTCACCACAAACCTCAcactcatgaggcctttcaccagtgtgtgtaagggtgtgtgtgttgaggtcactcttcctactgaacctttggccacactcttggcattcatgaagcctttcaccagtgtgtttaTAAGTGTGTACTTTGAGGTGGCTCTTCGTAATGAATGTCTCACCACAAACCTCAcactcatgaggcctttcaccagtgtgtgtaagggtgtgtgtgttgaggttactctttatactgaaccttttgccacactcttggcattcatgaggtctttcaccagtgtgtgtaagggtgtgtctgctGAGGTTACTCTTGTaactgaaccttttgccacactcttggcattcatggggTCCTTcagcagagtgtgtgggtgtatttgctgaggtcatccttcccagggagtctttcccCACACACTGGCCACTCATGGTTTCCCTCACCAGTGTGTACAAGGCTGTGTCTGCTGAACTTGCTCCCAGTCTCAAATCTTGTCACACtcaaactttccttttcctttctggaGATggcagcagcaaggtggtggtgatgttgttgttgttgttgttgttgttaatggttGTGTTCTTCTGGTCCTCACAGCAGTGGCAGTGTTCCTGCTGGTCCCGccactcaggctgctgcccggccttGCAGCCTCCCCTGCCCACCACTCCTGGGGTGAGGGTCTTGCAGGAACCTCAGGGAAGCTGCAGCGGGCGGCAAGGTTCCCCCGACGCCACACTCAGGGACCGAGCGGCAGGcgaggcgagggatgcaccaagggATCCTGAGGTCAGCGGCAGCGCGGACTCAGCGAGCGCTGAGCACAGCGTCCGCCTTAGACCCTCACTTGAGCAACTGTCTCCTGGCGCTGTGCTCCTCCCAACATGGCCAACACCACATCCTGGGGTGCAAGAGATGGGCTGTTAAGGGGAATATTCCATCACTCTACCGCCATAAAGGACTTTTGCGTCCGCTGCCTTCAATCATTCATCAAACACAACGGTTTTGTTGCACCCAACGGGTGACTATGTGGTGCTGTTGTCCACCCTGCTTCATCAAAACTGGTGCAGCGTTTGAATAAAAAATCAAAGGCTTTTGGCGCCTTGCAAGGAAATGCCACTACTTTTTGTCCACTGAGAGAATGACATTTTTCTTTGCAGCAGAAGGTAGACATCTGAAGAAATTTTAGAACACTTGTTTGATTTATGTATGCTACAAAAACTTTAAAAACTGCATAACTAGAGGCTGAGCAGCAGCAATTTTAACCCTACAAGCTCCGAGGGTGGCCACATCTGGCCACCCCTCAGGCACTTCGATCAAAATGATACACTTTTTTTATTATCGTGTAAAAGAAACAGTCCAACAGATAAACACAGAAAATACCCTAGATTAATatgtgatatcaataagaacCATATGAATCCTCAttattttgctacacacgaatatttcgagaaaccaacgccaatcattttgaaacacagtcgataCATTTTGGAAAGTGTTCAAACGGCTGCCGACTGTTAGATGTACGATAACCTATACGATACGacgatactattactgttacaagtatatatatatatatatatatatatatatatatata is a genomic window of Eriocheir sinensis breed Jianghai 21 chromosome 69, ASM2467909v1, whole genome shotgun sequence containing:
- the LOC126988397 gene encoding zinc finger protein OZF-like isoform X1, encoding MSGQCVGKDSLGRMTSANTPTHSAEGPHECQECGKRFSYKSNLSRHTLTHTGERPHECQECGKRFSIKSNLNTHTLTHTGERPHECEVCGETFIRKSQLKVHTYKHTGERPHECEVCGDTFIRKSHLKVHIYKHTGERPHECQECGQRFSRKSDLNKHTLTHTGERPHECEVCGDTFVRKSHLKVHTYKHTGERPHECQECGQRFSRKSDLNTHTLTHPGERPHECEVCGETFITKSQLKVHTYKHTGERPHVCLECGKRFKEKQTLERHTFRHSGLREFKCDVCGKHFKMKMDIAKHMKTHF
- the LOC126988397 gene encoding zinc finger protein 182-like isoform X2; translated protein: MSGQCVGKDSLGRMTSANTPTHSAEGPHECQECGKRFSYKSNLSRHTLTHTGERPHECQECGKRFSIKSNLNTHTLTHTGERPHECEVCGETFITKSHLKVHTYKHTGERLHECQECGQRFSRKSDLNTHTLTHTGERPHECEVCGETFIRKSQLKVHTYKHTGERPHECEVCGDTFVRKSHLKVHTYKHTGERPHECQECGQRFSRKSDLNTHTLTHPGERPHECEVCGETFITKSQLKVHTYKHTGERPHVCLECGKRFKEKQTLERHTFRHSGLREFKCDVCGKHFKMKMDIAKHMKTHF